TAGTACTCGACTCCGCGGAGTGGCTCGCATCGCACCTTGGACTCCACGAAGGCCGCGAGCCGCCCGAGGGTGTCGAAAATGTCACCGGCGATCTCGTTGATCTCGATCTCGATCCCGAACCGTTTCTTCAAGGCGACGATGAGCTTGACGACGGTAAGCGAGTTGAGCTCAGGAAGATTGCCGTATAGTCCCGTCTCCGGCCCGAGGTAATCAGCCTGGTCCCCGATGTTCAGCGTGACCACCACGACGGCCTTGACGTCCTCGAGAATTGCCCGCGAGATCTCTGGCGAGCGAGTCATATAACTTCTCCTCATCGGTCGTGCAGACCCGGCGGCCTGCAATCTGCACCAACGCGAACCAACCGATCGCGGGGTGCGCGTAGGCGACTGCGGTCATGCGGGCTCCTGAGGGCGGGAGGCGGTGAGCTCGTGGCGAAGGAATGCCCGGTCGAACTTGCCGTTCGGCGACTGGGGCAGGACACTACGGACCACCACCTCGGCGGGCACCATGTAGCCGGGTAGTTCTTGCCGCAGGCGTGCGGTCACCGCGGCCGGGTCGAAGCCGGCGGGATCGCAGGGTGTCACGACGAGGACGATCCGGTGGCCAAGTGCCTCGTCCTCGACGCCGAGCGCGACGGCATCGTGGACCAGGCCAGTCTCGTACGTCACTTCCTCGATCTCTTGCGGGCTGACCCGATACCCCGATGTCTTGATCATGTCGTCACGCCGTCCGACGAAGTACAGGAAGCCCTCCCCGTCGCGGACGACGACATCGCCGGACCAGACCGCCAGCTCGGGCGTACACAGCTCGACCGGACGGTTCGGCGGCGGCCGGAACCGCTCGGCCGTGCGCTCAGCGTCATTCCAATAACCCAACGCGACAAGCGGGCCTCGGTGCACCAGCTCACCCGGCTCACCCGGACCACAGAGGCCACCGTCCTCCCGGACCACGAGGATCTCGGCGTTCGGGATGGCCTTGCCGATCGAATCGGGCCGCCGGTCGACCTCCCGGGGATCGAGGTAGGTGGAGCGGAACGCCTCTGTGAGGCCGTACATCAGATATGGCGCCGCGGTCGGGAAGATTGCTCGCAGTCGTTGCAGGGTAACGCGCGGGAGTCGCCCTCCGGTGTTTGCGAAGTAGCGCATCCCGGCCACGGCCTCGGACGGCCATGCCTGGGCTGCGAGCTGGATCCACAGCGACGGTACGCCCACCAGCCCGGTGATGCGATGCTCCGCGCACATCCGGACGACATCCCCTGGTAGCAGGTAGTCGGCAAGCACCACGTGGGCGCCGACGCAGAAGCCGGTTG
The nucleotide sequence above comes from Mycobacteriales bacterium. Encoded proteins:
- a CDS encoding acyl carrier protein; the protein is MTRSPEISRAILEDVKAVVVVTLNIGDQADYLGPETGLYGNLPELNSLTVVKLIVALKKRFGIEIEINEIAGDIFDTLGRLAAFVESKVRCEPLRGVEY
- a CDS encoding acyl-CoA ligase (AMP-forming), exosortase A system-associated — its product is FLDKRIETVVALLACSRAGGVFVPVNPVLRARQVRHILDDCDVRVLVTSTDRLRALRAELAACKSLSHVLVLGDSLVEDEEARYRVLPWSEVVERASQTPCPPTGGVDTDVAAILYTSGSTGAPKGVVLSHRNLVVGAESVSTYLNNTAEDRILAVLPLSFDAGLSQLTTGFCVGAHVVLADYLLPGDVVRMCAEHRITGLVGVPSLWIQLAAQAWPSEAVAGMRYFANTGGRLPRVTLQRLRAIFPTAAPYLMYGLTEAFRSTYLDPREVDRRPDSIGKAIPNAEILVVREDGGLCGPGEPGELVHRGPLVALGYWNDAERTAERFRPPPNRPVELCTPELAVWSGDVVVRDGEGFLYFVGRRDDMIKTSGYRVSPQEIEEVTYETGLVHDAVALGVEDEALGHRIVLVVTPCDPAGFDPAAVTARLRQELPGYMVPAEVVVRSVLPQSPNGKFDRAFLRHELTASRPQEPA